The window TGACAGTGTTTATCAGGAAGTGCTGTGACACCCATGCTGCTTTTTAGTTTTTGATCTCTTTGTACCATCATACTATACCTAGTTGCACTGGTCTGGCATGAGATATAAAAAGTAGTGGATCTCGTGGAGCATCCTCATCATCTTCTAAAGAAACTGGTATTTCACCTGGGAAGGAAAGAGTTTTTAGATGAAAAATAGGTATGGACTAAATTAGaagtttaaatttaaatgtcCATACACTGTGAGAAGATCTTTAACTTGGAAATCTCGACACTTAATTTAtagttaaattaaattttaaattaatatagCTGTCTCTATACAGGGGACATGAGTTATAGGAGGCAAATCATTTTATGTCTTGGGTATGAAGCCTgtttgaaatgcttttaaaaattctggttGAAACGGACTTGATTCTAGTGACTTGTATGCTCTTCTGATGCAGTATTCAGGGTAAATAATAATGTAAAGTAAGAGACATACAAATAAAAGGAGACTTTGCACATAGATTCATAAAATCACAAATCCATTTatgtaacaaaaataaattcctaGAAGAGTATGAAGAAAATCAGGATGTTCTGCAAAGAGCTCTGGAAATCATTGGAATAACTGTTAGTAATAACAGTATGGGGAGGGAACCCATATTCATTGTGACTTGACAGCAGGTGTATTTGTAGCTGTCAGGATTAAGTCTAGCTTTTTCCAGCATAGCTTTTCTACATTTGTTTAAAAGGGAACATTATAGCAATTGCTGTGTAAGTATAAAAAGCAGCATATGTGCGTCAGGTTCAGAACCAGCTAGATTTTCACAGAGTACAGACTTGTAAGTTGTCCTTTGGCAGTGTGTTGTTTTCTACATACCACATTGACAGGAGGTTTGAAATGTTGCTTCTTTGTACAGGAGCTGAGCTTCTGTGAgctccagccaggcagggcaccCAGATCAAAGCCCGCAGCTCTGCGGTAGTTCCTCACGGGGAGCAGTAATGAGGTGCTGTTAGGATGCAATCTCCTACCCCTGACGTCCAAAAACTGCGTTTGAAACCATTATCCTAAACCCTCCTGACTTTGAGCAAGGCTGACTATGACTCATAGATGCAGTGGCCTGATCTCTgactgctcccagctgcctgcctggcttCCCTGACAGgaaatgctgctcctgcttccacCTCCAGCCACAGGACTGGCATTTCAGCTGCTTAAGAGCAGCAAAGCAAACCAGGGAAAGGAGAATAAATTCTCTCCTGGAAGGCTTCTGAGTGTGCCATCAGCACTAGCATGCAGAAGGTTAATTACATTGTTATATTAAAAGAgaaacttcttttatttttagtaagAACAGTTACCACAAAAAGATATTACTATACCACAAAAGCTACTCAATGATTGCacacttgtttaaaaaaaaaactatatgAAATACTGTCAATGACATGTTAAAAAGtgcagacatggaaaaccatGCATAAGTGACACTTTTATGTCAGCATTTCTGAAAGATCTTCCTGCATTTTAGTAGCTGAGTTTTCTGCCAGTCATTGCTGATGCGTTTCTGCTCAGCTGTAATCTTTCTGCATTTGCTGAGGTAAAGTGAAGGTCAGGCAAGGTGACCAGTGCCTTAATATTTAaacataaagaaagaaatataaaaagtgTAAATAACTTAAATTACtaggcaaatattttttaaaataatgtattttggtttttaatccTTGATTTAACTTGATTAACAAAATTGCAAGGTCATTCATTTGAACTCTAATGTAAGATACCATTTTTCATAGCACACCACTTCATGTAGATTTTCTTCGTTGTTGATTAGTGCAATAATACACAAACTGTACTTGAAGAGAAGTGAACGCTTTGACTTGTATCTTTCTTAATGATTATTTAAGCTACATCTCTGCCTCTGAAATGTGTTTTGGGAGGGCAGCATGAACGTCTCTGCTTACATTTCTGCATGTGCTTATGCATAAAGTGTTATCTTTTCATGAACAAGCTGGGAACTCTTATGTGTTGCTGCCAGGTTTGTACTGAGACACCCTTCTCAGATTTgattaatattttcagtaataatttcttcaaatacactttcaaaagaaaactgaTTCTACCACATATGAAAAATACTCAGGGGAACACTATTGAATAGTGTTCATAGCCATTCATTCCTATAAAAAAAAGTagtctcttttcttcccttcctgttGCTCCCCCTTCCCAGCAATCTCCCAGTAGCTGAGATAATGTAAGGGCATGCTTTGCATCTTTACATTAAGCATACATAAGAATATTGAGACTGAGGCTAAGCAGAATGGTAAATATACAGTGTATTATTTGGGAAcatgccctgtcccctgtcatgctttttaaaaagacaaatcaGTATAGCAAccaatttcttaaaataaaataagatgtTCATGGTGGACACGTATTATTAGTCACAGGTTTTAGTTTGCTGATAGCATTTTGTTTTTGCTACCAAAGCTGTGAGCCTAGACATCCTTGATTCCTCCAGCCCCCTCAAAACGAGATgtctttgcttcttttgaaagaaGTGAGGgaccatttttctctcctctcctgcaaCAGACCGTGTTTGAAGGGGAGAAGCCCAGGAGGGGGCCTGCAgttgctgctggggcaggagcagggggctcTTTGCTTGTGACAGGGATTGCCTTTCCCTCTGTGGGAGTGacactggcagctctgcccctgcaggaGGACTTGAGAGCATCAGCTGTAGAGCCACTGATGCCAGTTTAGCCTTACAAGTGCTCTTCAAAGTACTGGGCTGGGCAGGCATCGGACTCTGACTGAAGGTGGAATAGGACTGGGCCTCTAGTACAGTGTTAGTTGCTTGACTTGCATTCTTAAATAAGAAAGTTGATGATCTCACAGCTGTTCCCTCAGCCCCTTGTGGTGGATGTATGCATGCATTCTGCATAGCTGCAGGACACATTTCTATCTTAGTGTGCTTTCATTGCAGCTCAGTTGTGGTTGTTGCAGAAATCTTTGCATTTCAATTTTTGCATTAGTGTTGCATTATTACAGCTagctgcatttaatttttgtttatcCATTAAacttgtttgcttttatttttctggaggTAGTAACAGAAGTGCTTGTGAAATCAAGAGATATATTTAATTATACCAGCTTTAAAACCAGACTGTCCTAGTGCTTCAAAACAAGGCATGTCTCACCCGGggtaattatttttatagattGACTATAGTTTGGGATTCACAGTTGAAATTAACTTTTGCTGATTTAAATCTGCTAGGGGTCTGAAGCAGATGAGAATTAGGATTACCAGGTGCAAATTACATCAAAACACAGAGGATAATCTAATGGCAGATCCTCAGATGTAGGACACTATCCTGATTTCATGTAGTCTTCAAAGTGTATCAGCTTGTATAAGCCTCAGTTCTGcaagtttaaatttaaaaatggattgCAATTCACAGTGCAGAGAGCACATTACAATATtataaaaatgccattttaattTGAAGTGACTTTGACAGATTAGAGGCTTTCTGATACTGATGACAAATAAGGGTCAAGCTTTTTGTTAAGGTAAACAATGACAATGAAAAATGgcaatttcttttcctcagatCTGTAAAACAGCATTGTAGAGGGAGACGTGGAATGGTACAAGGACAAACTCAATGTCCAGCTCTTTTATATGCCTTTGACAATGACCCCTGGAAATAATGTTAAGtttcttgttttcttaaaaaatattcacaaaatTAATGTAAATTACTACATAGCTTGGGAACAAATTaagcttttaatttctctttttagtCATCTTATTTTGGTACTTATAACTATCATTGGGGCTTGTGCTTCAGTGACATTTAGGATGTGACAAGGAGATTTGAGTGATGTCAAACAGCAGATTGACCCTAATGAAATGTTAAGCAGAGCTTAAATGCATATGCAGAGAAGGTTGAATAAAACAAGAGATGCAAATAATTGAGCAAAACCCACTTCAGAATAAAGGCAGCTGTATTCACTTGGACTGCCGCATAACAGTCTGATAAATATGATAATTTTTACTTTCACTGCTAAACTAGAGTTTTTAATGAGAGATTATCACGCATGTGTTTCTTGAATATTAAAGTAAAACTccttataaaataatttacctTAAGTCATCACACCTAAATATCAAGCTGATATATATATgagaaataagaataaaaatccTAAATTTCACTTGTATCACAACAAATAATGATTTTTACAACACCCTGACAGTttcaaccttttctttttctttatgtttacATCTTAACTGGAGCTCTAGAAAATCTGCTTCCAAAGTACTGTGAATGAAaggcaaagagaaggaaagcagctTATTTTAATTAAGCATTTCCACCCCGTGCAGGAGCCTGGACACTAGCAAGTACTCACCGAGGCTGCAATACAGGCAGTTAGCGTAATTTTGCTGGAATTACACTGTATTTACAGACTTCGACACTGGTGGGTGCTAACATTTTATTCCCCTGCGCGAGGCGTGCATCCAGTCACTTCTAACAGCGCTGCCGGGGCTGAGCAGCCTCCGCTCCAGCGCCAGCCAAGTCGGGCTTCGGTTTTGTTCCTTTGAGTTTTaagcaaagagagaaaaatagaagcaaaaatatttttctttaccttGCATGCTGTCTGTTGTGGGGCTTGTGTTCAGCTGCGTCTCAGTCGCAGAACACCTGCcgttttcttctgctgctaaTTGTGTGACAGGCTCATATCGCAATATGGCATCCAGATCATGGAAAAACTTCATGGTTTTAGTGACATCCCCAGAGTTGTGGGCATATTTAACCGTTCTGTATTCGTACTTGAGGTTTTTGTACTTTGCACGGCACTGTTTCCAGTCCCTGCACACTCCCAACTCCTGCAACCTTTTAGCAATGTAGATAAATATTCCTTTATTCCTCAGGGTGCCGTGCAGTTgctttctgatatttttttctgaccaGACGCTTAACAAGGCTTTAACCTCCTCCTCAGTCCAATGCTTCCCTGCTCCACTCTCCATGTTGAAAGTGACCTGGAAATGATTCACTATTTCTAGCCAAGATTTTGTTTCCTAGGAAACCAGACGGCTGGTTGTCAGTAAGCTCCGCCGAGATGAAAGGATCTAGTTTTACTGGCTCAAGCTGCCTGAGGGGAGTAACTTGAGACACTGCCAAATAAGCAGGCTCGGCGCTGGAGCCGGGCGAGGGAAGCGGCTCCGCCAGCGGGGAGGGGGGAcctcggccgggccgggccgggccggggctgacTGCTGTGACTCCTCTTCGGGAGTCAGTGGGGGCACCAGGGTGTGAGAAGAGAGGCAAAAAGAGTCTGTTTcgttccttaaaaaaaaaaacaaaaccaacaaaacaaagcaacgtcacacacacacacacacacacacacccacacccccCTTGTGGCGTGGGCTCTGCCGGGAGGCCCCGGGCCGCCCCTGCTCCGAGGGGCACAGCCGCGGGACCGAGCCTTCCCCACACGGGTCGCCTTCGGGATCGTCCTGCCCACAGCTTCACATCTCTGCGCGCTGTTTGCCTCTGAACTGCGGGCCGTAGAGACACGTTTTGTATATTGGTgatgttttaataaaagctgGCATGCTTCAAGTCTGGCTCAGCTGGAAAAGTGGTGCAGGCATTGTGGTAGTGACACTGAGATCCCATGCCTTTTGTCAGTGCTAAGTGAAAGATGTAATCCAGCGCCTTGACCAAGGCCTTCTTTGGGgtctctgcttctctcttccTAGTGATTTAGTTACTATTTAAAGAGACCATGACAGTATTGAAATGGAAACTTCCTGTAATATTAACATTGCAGTTATAAGTTGCTGAATGCAATGCATCAACCCTTAAATCTTACTACCAGTCTTCATGTTTATAGATAGAATATCTTCCCGAGTTGAAGTAAATGGCTTTAAGAACGTCCTCATCTCTGATGATTTTCTTTGAAGAACTGTGTCACTAGCAGGGGAAATTTTTTCAGATATGTGGgaagtttggtttgttttgctttctgtaaGCACGCGTTCTTCAACATTTTTGCTTTACATCCAACTGAGACAAGTAACAAATAAAAGGATTTTATGAACTGGAGAAAATTGGTAATGAGCATTGTCAGTTGTAGATTAGCATCCATTCTATTGATTTTTGTGCCCAATTCTATTGTTGCTTGTAATAAATAATTCCAGTGACTTCAGCTGAGTTAAATCAGTCCAGTGCACAAGTAGGACCTCAATTGTCTTTCCCTTTTTACGAAAAATATCTTTCCTATTCAGACATTATTATATATGAGAGTGGGCAGGACCTCACCCATCCACCAAAGTCCTGATGAGTATTACAGGCACAGACAGGCACATAGCAGCAGTTCTTTTGTAGGCAACACGGCCTTATTTCAGGAAGTCTTTTAAAGGGAGATGAAACAGCCTCCAAAAAAAATCTAATCTGCAAAGCAGACCTTTTCAATGGATAAGGACTGGATTACAAACTGTGGGCAAGTGTACAGTGTTCTGCCTGCCTTGGGGATCTGGGGTACACCCAGGGGACCCAGCagggggaagggctggggaagacagacagcaggacagggaaaaCACACGTATTTCAGCTGAATCAGCTCTTCTGCTCAACAAAGCACAACTGCCAGCCCGAGGCTGATGTACTTAAGAGAAGTATTTCCATTTGCAGTGACATTTGAATATCAGACTTGTTTTGCCTGCGTTCAGAAGCTGAACATTAGGTTTATGCACTCAGATGCTTTCGTCAGAGGGTCTGTGTAGGTTTTAGAGGTGTAAATGCTAGCTTGTCAGCCTAAGTGCAAAAATGCAAAAGCTTCTGCATAGATGATCAGTGGAAAAGACAATCCATTCCCTTAAGCAACACCATCAGTTTTGAATAACATCTGACCACCCAAAGCAGAAATAGAATAGCATTATAGGACCTAGTACTATCGCCTAGACCATTATGCCtttaaaaatggcttttccaCTTAAGCATCTGTTTTTACTTTATGCCTGTACTGAAATTGAAGTCCATTAAGAGCCTGAGCCAGTACCTCTTGGTGAAAAGATTCCCACAGAATTTAGTGGACTTAGGCACAAACCTTATGTGACTGTCTTGAAATAAAGCATAACACAGCCAAGAAACCTGCAATTAACACAGCAATTATAagtctgtaaaataaaacaacaaacaacaaGTTAAAATACCATTAAAAATTATATCCATTGCATGTTAAAGTGTTTCATTTTCATGTCAGTGCTttatgttaattttattttgtctaTAGGGGCCAGGAGAGCGCTGGAATTGTGACGAGTGATGGAGAGTCATCCCAGGCATTCAAAGTGCACAAggtaaaatgcaaataaatgttttgtaTCTTAAGTGAGATGCATGTAAGTTAGTTTCTGGTAAGAAACAGTGTAGTTAGTGAAAAAGTAACATGCTTGATGGGCTGTTTTGATTTTGTCAGAGTATCTCATTTTGCTACCTGTCTTGAGTGAATGCTTAAAACAAACTTGCCAACGTTGTCCTGATAGGTGTTTCTGTGCATACAGTGGCAGACACACAGAAGTTACCCAGAGCATGCTAATGATGTCACAAAGACGTTTTACCTAAGTCACCCTGCACTCTGTTAACTCTGCAGATTTGGAAGAGCATTGATGCtctttttaatcttaaaaagaaaataatactgTTACAGACTATGCACAAGGAGATGGATGAGTAAATCTCTCTTAGTGAGACTCAAGGAAGTGGCAACTACTTTACCCCTAGGTAGCAATAAACAGAATCTAAGAATGGAGGCCTGAGAAAGTCACACAGACTTTCTCAAGCTGAGAGAATCACGGGGGATGTTACAAGACACATAATGACCACAGCCTTAAAAGTATCTATTTTTAGTCAGGGAATAGATTGTTCCATGAAAATTCTCAGCACAAAAATGCAGattgctttatttaaaaatgggaCTAAAGGTATGTGATATAGCACCGTGACCTACTcagcttctttctttcccatATCTTTCAggttatttgcttttttcttaaatttctaTTAATACTACTATATCAGCATTAAGCAGAAGAACTTACTAAGTcaccaggaaaataaaaccaacagaactttttttttcttattttttcccaaaggGAATGGGTCTTATAAACCACGTCTTCAGTGCAGACAGCCTGAAGAAGCTGTACCCTTCAAACCTTGGTATTGGGCACACAAGGTACTCCACCTCAGGAATTTCTGAGCTTCAGAACTGCCAGCCTTTTGTTGTAGAGACTCTTCATGGGAAGATTGCTGTGGCACACAACGGGGAGCTAACAAATGCTGCACAACTCAGAAGGAAGGTTAGTACCTCCTGTGGGGGCTCTGGCATTGTTTCTTTCTGAGTGTGAGGCAGAAGTGAGCAATACGGTTGCTGTGACTCTTCCTTAgtaccaaattttttttgtgtatttttgggGTTATGAAAGAGCTCCTTAATCAAAATAAaccatttttgggggaaaaatcctCTGAAGGGGATTCTGCCTTGATACATCTTTCTGGATCTGTTATAGGCaatttcatattttctcttCTATATTTTAACTCTCTTCCCAGAGGATGCACAAAGCTAATTAAATCACCCAAACATGAATTTATGCCCTGAATATTGGTGGCATTACTTTAGGTTTCATGCAGAGCAAAGGAATGAGATGAAGAAGGGAAAGTGTAGTGCTAGCATAGAAGATTGTCTGACCTCATTTAACATAGCTGGTTTGTTGGAAGAAATTTGGCATTATTATGCTGTGATCACCTGAAGCACTGTGAAACGTTTGTTCATTGCACCAAGGTGTTGTTAGGTTCAAACCTGAGTGGTGTGATTGAgattgtttttttaatgctggTAGCACTTTTGGTTTGTGTCTTAAAAGCTTATGCGGCATGGTGTGGGACTGTCAACCAGTTCTGACAGCGAGCTGATCACCCAGCTGCTGGCTTTCACACCGCCACTGGAAAACGACGATACGGCCGACTGGGTGGCAAGGTGAGGAGCATGGGCTTCACACTCAGCCCCAGCCATTGCACCTCAGCATGATGCAGCTGTAAATGCACACAGCTCTTCGTGTGGCACACAGTTATATTCACCTATGTCTCATTCCAGAATAAAAAACTTAATGAAGGAAACTCCAACTTCGTATTCGTTGCTAATTATGCATAAAGACATAATCTATGCAGTACGTGATCCGTATGGGAATCGCCCGCTCTGCATTGGTCGCCTTATTCCAGTCGGGGATATGAATGGAAAAGGTAAACTACGTATGtatatgtttgtgtgtgtgtgaatctCCATATGCATAGTGTAGGCTTGAAATCACTGATATAAGTAAACAAAGCTACACTTACTGATGTGTAAGTAGAAATATGTGATgcaaaaatcagttttgaaaaataaaaaaagttaccaagaaaaaaaaatcatttatagGAATTGTGCAAAATTTCATCCCCAGGTACAGGGAATCTTAGTGGCCTAATGATAGCCACAGTTAAGGATCCCAACTGTAATACAATTTAAATAATTCACATTACTTAAACAAGAAAGCAATGATGAACAGAATCACAGAGgggttgaggttggaagggagctctgAAGGTCATTGGTCCAAATCCCTGCTCAAGCCAGGCCACTTAAAACCAGTTGCTCAGGACAATGTCTCGAAACATAGAAAGTCtggtttcttccttttttctcctatAGTAAGGTGGGCAAAAAGTGCTGGATTACTTGCAGTGTATCTCTGAATTCCAAGCAGCCCTGTCACATGTAGTGAATGGACCATTACAGAAGCAGTGTATGGGAAAAATTCCTTGTGTTCCTGCTCAGCCTGCAAATCAACAATTTCTCCACTTGTCACTTATATCAACAAAATACCTTCAGTTGTCACTTATATCAACAAAATATCTTCACTTGTTGCAGACTAAAATAATTCAAAGGCAAagcaataaattcttccatatcTTCAGAAAACTGAGTAATTTTAACCACAAGAAAAATTACcaagattttttaaagtatatagACATTCCTACTCTATGTGACACAATTATATCTTTCCTATGGTTGACTGTCAAAACTCTCATTGGAATTCAATCCAGCATCCATTGTAATCAAAAGCATTTATCAAACAATTTAGCCTAGGAAAAGTAAGGATTTTCTTGTGTCAACAAAAGTAATTATGTCTATCTAAAGTCACTGAACTAGAATTTGAAAAGTTTGAAATAGTGCAGGGATAACAAAGGTAGTTACCTGAACTGTTTCTCTTCATGAGCTGTGAATACGATGCCGTTATTCCACTTCTGCCTAGAACAGGTTTATGATGTTTATTTTGTGgatgtgtttgggatttttttaaataatggaaaGGGGGAAACAGTGGAATGATATACATTTTAGTTAGAAATTACAATAGTCTTTAATTGCACACCATAGCAAACCAGATACTGCAGCAAAAATGTGATTGGGGGGGGGGTCATGGTAGCAAAAGCTGGGGGCTCTAACTGAATTCTAACTGAATTCTTTTACTTCAGGAAAAGATAACACTGAAACAGAAGGATGGGTTGTTTCTTCTGAGTCCTGCAGCTTTTTGTCTATTGGTGCAGAGTAAGTGGCCTGATTCTTACTTTGTCTGAAAACTCTTCCTTAGACAGTGATTAAACATTAAATCCCAAGTTGCCAAATATCATAATTATAACAACATGAAGACACCAAAGTTTAGTTTGCTGTGGAGGATGTTTTTGCTAGTCCTGGTTTTTGCCACTTTATTTTCTCAAACAGATGattggaaaaaaagaatgacGTGTGCAGAAAGTAACAGTAAAGCAAAGCAAATGCCTCTTACTTGTTGGATTATACCTGATTACCCATATAATTTATTCATTTTGCCCTCGTTTTCAGCAGCATAGTTGCATTACAAAATAATTCTTCACCTCCAGAAAAGTTACACTGGTACACAGGCTGAAATAATCTGAGTTATAGCATATGCTATTTGGTAAACTGGCCTCCttgttagaaaaaaattaactgttttCTGAAACTTCTTTGAAATTTCTGTTAAGAAAAGCTCACTATGTAGGACAATCAGCTGAATCCTGTGTGTTTTCAATAACGCCATTTTGTCCAAACTTCTTCAGTAGTTAgtgctgcttgctgctgctAGTACCTGACCAGTAAATAAACACAGACTTGCTCACCTCAGATTTGTATCTCcagaatatttcagtattttgggATAGATTTAGATATTAGAATAGCCACCTGAAGACTCACTAAagaatatagaaaaatattttataaggtTAAACACTTCAACATAATGCACTTAAACTATTCCATACTTTAACCTAACTATTCCATACTTCTGCAGAATTGAGAAATAGAAGGTACATTTTTAGTCAGCTTTATGTCATTTGGGGGTAGCTATCTATCATCTCTAGACAGATATTTCTCTAGATTTCGCTTGTGAGGCAGGATTATTTTGGGTACCACCTCTTTTCTTGATTATATTTCTTATATTGCACTGTAAGGTTTATTACCGTTCATAGAAAAGTTCTCTAGTATTGATACAGGactatattattaaaatatattcaatCTCAATTAAGCCTGTACAATATGTCTCACACACAGGACAAGTACCATAATTCTCTGGTACCAAGTTTAGTATTTTTACTTAGTTTATTGGTTTTGGATATTAATTCGGACTTCAGTTTTAGTCAGGGTCAGTTGTCTTAGCGTGTTGGTCTTAAAATGCTTCAGGGTCAAATCCTAAGATAGAAGCAAGTTGTCGTGTTAGGAtgttcaaaaacatttttccctgTCAGTTGGCTCTTGTTTGTACTTCAAAATTATCATCCAGCTTGAGGACATTTCTAacttctctgtattttctttttcaaggtaCTATCGGGAGGTCCTTCCTGGGGAGATAGTGAAAATATCCAGACATGATGTCCAGACACTGGATGTTGTACGAAGATCTGAAGGAGATCCATCGGCATTCTGCATCTTTGAATACGTTTATTTTGCAAGACCAGACAGTATTTTTGAAGGTACAAAAATGTTACATACAAAGCTCTTCCCTAAATAGTGTGAGATGTTATCCTGGAGCACAGTGACTCAAAGATCATAGTGGAGTACCACTGGATATAAGCTTACAGAGCGCAGCTGGGACAGAATGGGCCGACAAAGGTTTTGAGATAAAACTCATCAGGAGGAGCATGTAACATCACCCTCCTGTTTCTGAATGTGGATACAGCCTCAGATAGGCTGCCTGCATAGTCCTGTGGGAAGGATGAAAATGTCCATGAACATGAGATTAAAGTAGATGAAAGATCttttaaaagtgagagactgaaGAAAGGGACTTTATTGGTTCTtgggaaacattttaaaaattagactGGTGAaacaggatttaaaaaataattttattttgatatttttcttttcaataactGTCATTTCAGGAAGATGCTTGTAATTTAACTTCTAAGTACTTGGCATTGTCAGTGTAATGCTTAATTATTATTTCAATAGAAGCTCTCAAAATACTAGCCAGGACTCTCATATCTGGCAAACAACCCCTTCACTGATTTCTAGGGACATGCTATCCATTGATCCAGTACAATTCCCCACCCTTATAAAGCCAGTTTCACCCcgaattccttttctttcacaaTCACCTTACCCTTCAGTATCCTTACTTCTCACATtccttggtgctgctgctgtagcTTTTGCTATGCCTCATCTCATCACAATACTTCCAGTTCTTTCCCACGTTGCAAGTTTTGTAGGACCTTAAAAACTTCTGAGTCCTCTTATTTCCTTACTAAATTCAGGGTGAATTTTGCCAACTGATTCAAAGTCAGTAAGTGGACAGAAGCAGACAGAAGGATTGCATAAATTTTGTCTGTTggaaaaagcagtttaaaagTAGAATATGCATGTTATGAACAGGAAGGcataatttctatttctttcctcCTGCAGATAGATTTTGTAACATCCACAGGACCTTTAGTTAGTTAGTCAATTAGGGCAAACTGGATTTTAGTTTCCATATAGTGATACGAATGTGAATGTTAGATTGTGACATtatggaaggaaataaaaaattaccttAGGCAAATAACTGCTTATTAGTTCTGGAACTTTTCTGACTGACTTCTATGCCTTCAACTTGACACAGAAATTCATACAGAAGACTGAGAAGTGTGAATCATTCATACCAAGAAAAAcacttctttctgtttgtaGGTCAGATGGTATATTCAGTCCGCAAAAGATGTGGGCAGCAGCTTGCGA is drawn from Haemorhous mexicanus isolate bHaeMex1 chromosome 4, bHaeMex1.pri, whole genome shotgun sequence and contains these coding sequences:
- the PPAT gene encoding amidophosphoribosyltransferase, encoding MELEELGIREECGVFGCIASGAWPTELDVPHVITLGLVGLQHRGQESAGIVTSDGESSQAFKVHKGMGLINHVFSADSLKKLYPSNLGIGHTRYSTSGISELQNCQPFVVETLHGKIAVAHNGELTNAAQLRRKLMRHGVGLSTSSDSELITQLLAFTPPLENDDTADWVARIKNLMKETPTSYSLLIMHKDIIYAVRDPYGNRPLCIGRLIPVGDMNGKGKDNTETEGWVVSSESCSFLSIGAEYYREVLPGEIVKISRHDVQTLDVVRRSEGDPSAFCIFEYVYFARPDSIFEGQMVYSVRKRCGQQLAIEAPVEADLVSTVPESATPAALGYAQKCGLPYVEVLCKNRYVGRTFIQPNMRLRQLGVAKKFGVLSDNFKGKRVVIIDDSIVRGNTISPIIKLLRESGAKEVHIRVASPPIRFPCYMGINIPTKEELIANRPEFRDLANYIGADSVVYLSVEGLVSSVQESIKARQNNPKTDKSFIGKLGHCTACLTGDYPVELEW